The Maylandia zebra isolate NMK-2024a linkage group LG4, Mzebra_GT3a, whole genome shotgun sequence genome segment CATCTATCTATTCCATCAcagaaacaaagtaaaacactGTAATCAACAATACTAAAGGAAACCTGAGTATAGCAAAGAAAAAGTACGgtgtataaattataaattataaattcacttgtatttttaatacgtgaaatgtgcaattcacttgtatttttattttttattcctatttattctatttatccccttcgtatattttatttatatttgtctctgtatttatatatgtgtgtgtatgtgtgtgtgtgtgtgtgtgtgtgtgtatatatatatataatattctgtaactgtaacttctgtcggtgctgtgctttttggaaatcgaatttcccagaggaacccacccgagggattaataaagttctatcttatcttatcttaaatgcaGCACACTTGACTTTGCAGCTTTTCTCAAAAGCAACATTCCACCCAAGAAACCTCCAGATAATGTGTGTCAGTTTGTGGATGTAAACACAGCGATCGTTTAATTTATTCTCTGCAATGTCAGCTTTACAGAAGCATTAATCCTCATTTTTTAagttcttttattttcaaagcATAATAGTattcttttaattttaaaacctttagttccatttttactttttccctCTTCAGTTGATCAAGATCCAAACCAGAGCTGGCTGAGGGCCCAGGTGATGGGGCCTCTGACATGTCTGCACTGCGAGTAAAAAAATGCTTGTTtatggaatttttttttcatattttttgtcTTGAAAGAAAACATATTCTTAACAAGCAAGTTTTGCACAAGAAAATTAAGCTAATTCTAGGAAAATATGTCTAACTTTTTCTTAATAAAATATTTCAGCTcatcttgagctttatttacCAGTTACAGGCTACACTGCAAAAACAGCTCTACTTAAAATAAGCCAGATTTTCTTAAATCTGACAAAATTGTCttgttttgagaaaaaaaatctgccaatgGCGTAAGTTAAAGTTGTTTGGCTAAGGTCATTAAAACTAGCAAATTAATCTAACCTTACTCAATTCTGATCGTGGTTCTGATTcttgaaataagaaaaataatcgTTCTTATTCTGGAAGAATAACATTATCTTTCTTATTTCAAGAGTATGGAAAGGCCTGTAATGGCCTGTAATAAATTAAACACAATTAAACACAATTAAACACTAAAGTAAGGAAATAATTTCTGAAAACAGCTTGTTGAAGAAAGCATAATACTCATTATaggtaaagatttttttttaataaggatGTCTTAATAAGGTTGTCAGGGTGTCTTTCCTTGAAATAAGTCACATTTTCTTAAATTAATCCTAAATTTTAGACAGTTTTGTCTAATTTAAAGGTATAAATCAGTTAGATGCATGATAGATAGAAAATGTCTTCAATCTTCAAACATCTGAAACAAGCCCTATAAACTGCAATAGCCAACAGCTCGGCTAAAGCACCAGTATGACGCAAACtgatctctttttctttctacatCTTGAACAAAGGAAGACACGTGATTAAGGATTCTAGCCAAGCAACTTTTACTTACCTTaatggcagattttttttctcaaaacaaGACAGTTTTGTCACATTTAGGAATACTGGGCTTATTTCAAGTAGAGCTGTTTTTGCAGAAAtaaatgcagttaaaaaaaacttttaatacAGTGAATGAATGATAAATCTTTGCCTAAATGATATGACAGCTACATCTTACCTCATCTCTGGTCTCATGGATTGTACTTCAGTTACACTGTGGCCAGAGAAGTGCACCTCTGTATGTTGATGGTCATCTGACACAGCCCGGGGTTCAGAAAacatataaaaaattaaaaaaaagaaacacacaggtttttttttgcttctcttgCTTTTTGATTACTGTGTTTGAGGCCACCACTGGTTTCCACTGACATCAGATCCTGAATTTACaatttctctttcattttcagGCCCTGCCATCTCTGGTTTGCTATCCTCATGGGGACATCCCATTGACATAAGGCTTTCCCTAGCTGCTTACTCTAacaatcaaaaatgaatgcctaaccctaaacctaaccacaacccaattgtaaccctgacactaaaaccacattttgagtgtgAAAAAGGCCTTCAGCCCTGTGGGGACCAGGATTTTAGTCCCCACCAGCATAGTAAATTTCAGATTTACAGATTTTCAATTTACAGATTTCCAATTTTTAAATTGGATTTTTACCTTCTCCACTACAAAAATTGATAAATTCATAggcacaaaacaacaacaacaacaacaaaacacaaatgcagAATTTTTAGTGTTTGAAGAACTCACTGAGTTCCTTGTTGGGTTCTTTCTTAACATTTTGCTGTTTGATTGCTGTGTTTTTTGCAACATCTCTGGAATTTCCATTGACTTCAGATCTTGTCGTGTCAGGATGATCTCTAGCTTTCTGtttcaaagacaaccaagaatATATTAGTAtccttatttattatttcttttgaaTGGTAAGcttgcagagaaaaacaaaacaggaaaataatATGCAGTTTTATTATGAAAATCATTTTGAGCAAGATTCAGTttaatccaattttatttatatagcaccaaactATGAAAACAGTCGGctcaatgtgctttatattgtacagaccctacaataatacacagaaaacaccaacaattAGACAATCCCATATGAGCAAGTGATTTAATGACAGGAGTGTTTTaattatctttattttgaatggtaagtttttaataaaatacagtCTTACCTCAGGAAGGCTATTAACGACACCCTTTACTTCTTTGATATTCACTGCAGGTTTCCCAGGTGTTGAAATTGTGCTGGTTGTTGTCTTCTCTGAAAGAAGAAAAGTGATTAAAACATGAGCATGTGCACTTTGGGATTTTTAGAATTAGATTCATGTTGATGTTCAGTCTGattttcagcaggtcatcttgtcCATGTCTCCATGTATGTATTGAGTtgctgtcatgtgattggctgattagatattttcaTTAATGAGCAGTTGGACAGGTATACcagaaaaaatttaaaaacatggcTGGATAATATCTTTTGAAAAGTACAACTATTCATTACAGAACACACCTGATCTGTTTTGAATACAAAGACATTGGGAAATAATATTTATTCAAACAGCTAACAAAACTACTATAGTAGTTAGCTGTGCgcacatataataataataataataataataataataataataatatattgcATTTATATTCTGCTTTtaggggccctcaaagcgctttacaattccactattcagtcactctcgcattcacacactggtggaggcagctacagttgtagccacagctgccctggagcagactgacagaagcgaggctgccatatcgcactaTCAGCCCCTctagccatcaccagtaggtggtaggtgaagtgtcttgcccaaggacacaacgaccaagactgtctgattacaagacgaactgccaactcttgagccacgaatGCCCGAAATGTactaaaatatttgtaaatgcTGACATAAAGTAAGAAAAGCTCTTAAAGGACAACCTTGAAACTTGTAGAAAATAGACTGAAACTGTTTTTCTTCTACTtcaacaaaaagtacacaaaaTAGAAGCTCAACACAATATTCAAGtgcttttagtgtttgaacaacTCACTCAGTTTCTCTTCAGGTTCTTTCTTAACATTCAGCTGTTTGATTGCTGTGTTTTGTGCCACATCTCTGTTATTTCCACTGACTTCAGATCTTGGCATGTCAGGATGATGTGTACTcttctgttttaaaaacaatgaaggatattttaatatttattgtgAATAATTGGACTGTATTGGGTAAAAGCTTACATTTGgaatttgttttgtatgtcatGCTGAACCATAGTATTTGCCACATTTCTAGCTTAATGACGGTGCTTGTATAGAGTAATCTCAGATCAGTGACATATTCAAAACATCCAGCAATGTAAAGTacagtaaaatattaaaataaaataatctgtcTTGCCTCAGGAGGGATGTTAACCATACCCTTTacttctttcatctgtaatgcATGTTTTCCAGGTGTTGGAATTGCACTTGTTACTCTGTctgaaaaaagaggaagagttATTTTCATACACAAACAAGGTCTTTGTTATCCAAACATACCAATAAGAAATATATTGGAAATGTCACCTTTGATACCATTGCTGCCAGTATGGTTAGAGGCAACAGCAGGCACAGTCTCTTCCTCATCATTATCACTTTCTtcatcctcatcttcctcaGTGCTAGGCTCATCATCACCAACAACATCTTCATCCATATGCTCATCTTCTTGTTCTTCATCTTGATCTTTAACACGATCTTCCTTGTGTTCTTGTACAAAAGGgatataaatgtttaaaatattaCCATGTACACTAAGATTTTCATAACTAGTTCTGAGCTAATGCATACTCCTTTTTCTGAACTTCCTTGGtatattttttaaaggttttaaaacaactgattaaaaataatactACAATGTTTGCATGCTTTTGATTAATATTTTCCAAAGTTCTCTGGTTTTGGGTTATGATAGAAGGAACAGCAGACAATAGAAAGAGAGCAAAGAAAATAGATTGCAACCGGATTTCTACTACTTCta includes the following:
- the LOC101480806 gene encoding uncharacterized protein LOC101480806 isoform X2; the protein is MFTCHFCLYLLLFNKYSPASELLHFGSHLQLHTSATPDTTENEDGEEDDEDMDEDDVWADKWEDKEATQISISSSEEESAEDHVKDIDDDGEEEDEDIDAVDVSNDEPSTEEDEDEEDDNDEDETVPAVASNHTGSSGIKASVTPMMKEVKGIVNIPPEKSTHHPDMPRSEVIGNNRDVAKNTAIKQLNVKKEPEEKLKKTTTSTISIPGKLAPKIKEAYGIVNSLPETRHHPDTTRSEVSGNNRDVATNTAIKQLNVKKEPQEELKHKEDRVKDQDEEQEDEHMDEDVVGDDEPSTEEDEDEESDNDEEETVPAVASNHTGSNGIKDRVTSAIPTPGKHALQMKEVKGMVNIPPEKSTHHPDMPRSEVSGNNRDVAQNTAIKQLNVKKEPEEKLKKTTTSTISTPGKPAVNIKEVKGVVNSLPEKARDHPDTTRSEVNGNSRDVAKNTAIKQQNVKKEPNKELNDHQHTEVHFSGHSVTEVQSMRPEMSADMSEAPSPGPSASSGLDLDQLKREKVKMELKVLKLKEYYYALKIKELKK
- the LOC101480806 gene encoding uncharacterized protein LOC101480806 isoform X1 codes for the protein MFTCHFCLYLLLFNKYSPASELLHFGSHLQLHTSATPDTTENEDGEEDDEDMDEDDVWADKWEDKEATQISISSSEEESAEDHVKDIDDDGEEEDEDIDAVDVSNDEPSTEEDEDEEDDNDEDETVPAVASNHTGSSGIKASVTPMMKEVKGIVNIPPEKSTHHPDMPRSEVIGNNRDVAKNTAIKQLNVKKEPEEKLKKTTTSTISIPGKLAPKIKEAYGIVNSLPEKTRHHPDTTRSEVSGNNRDVATNTAIKQLNVKKEPQEELKHKEDRVKDQDEEQEDEHMDEDVVGDDEPSTEEDEDEESDNDEEETVPAVASNHTGSNGIKDRVTSAIPTPGKHALQMKEVKGMVNIPPEKSTHHPDMPRSEVSGNNRDVAQNTAIKQLNVKKEPEEKLKKTTTSTISTPGKPAVNIKEVKGVVNSLPEKARDHPDTTRSEVNGNSRDVAKNTAIKQQNVKKEPNKELNDHQHTEVHFSGHSVTEVQSMRPEMSADMSEAPSPGPSASSGLDLDQLKREKVKMELKVLKLKEYYYALKIKELKK